The Shewanella pealeana ATCC 700345 genome contains the following window.
TAAAAGCCTAAAAGTGGATGTGCGGATCATTGCCGCTACCAATAAAGATCTCAAACAAGAAGTGTTAGCGGGTCGTTTTAGAGCCGACCTTTACCACAGACTCAGTGTATTTCCCGTTATAGTGCCGCCTCTAAAAGAGCGCGAAGGTGACATTATTTTACTGAGCGGTTTCTTCGTCGAGCGCAGCAGAGGGAAATTGGGTCTAAAGAGCCTTAGACTCAGCCCAGATAGCATAAAATTGCTAAACAGTTACGACTGGCCCGGTAATGTGCGAGAACTCGAACATGTATTGCACCGCGCCGCGGTGTTAGCTCGCGCCCAAGCCCAATCTAACATTGCACTGATCACGCCGCAGCACTTTGATTTTTATAATCAACAAGCAAAAAATATCGCAGCAGTGCCCCCTAGTATCGGCTCTAAATCAGTCTTACAGTCAACAAAGACTGAGCAAACTCTTAAGCTGGCAACCGAAGCATTTCAGGCGCAATATATTCGCCAAGCATTAGCTGCCAACGGCCATAACTGGGCGGCAACCGCAAGGGCACTCGATGTCGACTCGGGCAACCTACACCGCCTAGCAAAGCGCATCGGCATAAAATAACTCGGACGTTAAAGAGGGTTAAAAGGAATTGAAACGATTAATATTCATCAACAAAGCGAAAAACTATATCACCACAGTGACTGTGGCAGCCCTGTCGACATTGGCGATCAGTTTACCTGTTAGTGCGCTAACCAAAACTGAGCCTGCTGCCTGCAATCTAAATAAACTCGCTCAGCCCCTCTACGAAGTTGAGCAGAGAATTCAATATCGTCAGCTGGATAATGGTCTGCAAGTGCGCACCCTGCCCCTTAAAAATACTCAAGCCGTGTCAATCGCTAGCCAGTTTGATGTGGGCTCGCGCAATGAAGTTAAGGGTCAAGCCGGTTATGCCCACCTGTTTGAACACATGCTGTTTAAAGGCAGTAAGCATGCACCGGGTGATAGCTATACCCAGACCATGAGCGCCTTAAGCGGCCAGTTTAATGCCAGCACCTTTTTCGATTTCACCAATTATTACTTAACCATCCCCTCCCAAGCACTCGAACTGAGCCTATGGCTAGAAGCCGACCGCTTTCGCTACCCAAGCTTGAATGAAACCACAGTTAAAAATCAACAAGGCGCGGTGCTTGAAGAGATGGCCACCAGCATAGATAACCAGCCCTATGTGCGCAAAGCGATGGAGTTTTTATTGTCTCAGGTTGAAGGGACGCCCTATGGTCATGCGGTTATCGGCAGTGTGGCTGATGTCAAAGCTGCCACACCACAAAGCTTAAATGCGTTTCATCAACGCTATTACCGCCCCGACGCCATGCAGCTAAGTTTAGTGGGCGATATCCCTAAGCAGACTCAGGATTGGATAGATGCGCAGTTTAGCGATTGGCAGGCGCCTGATATCGAGCTGACTCAAATGGATGATCTTAAGGTTTCGCCAAAGCCAGTATATGGCGAAATCGTCGACGAGCGTGGCCCTTGGCCTGCGGTGCTATTTGCTTGGCACACAGTTGGCTCAAACTCAAAAGATGCCGCGGGCCTTGCACTGCTGGAAGCTTATCTGTTTCAAAACAAGAGCAGTCTAATTCAAGGTACTAGCCTTAGCGATCCCGACCAACTGCTGAGTTACTCGATCCCGTTGACCATGACCCATCACGGCATGACCAATCTGGTACTCGTGCCCCGCGCCCGCACCTCCCTCGATAAGCTCAGTAAGAATGTCGAGTCACTGATAGCCTCTGTCGCCGCGCAGACCCTAGATGATGCACACCTATGCCAGTTAAAACAAATTTGGCTCAATAAGGCGTTATCCACTTTAGACTCCCCCTCTCGGCTAGCGAGAAGCCTTTCGGCAACTCAACCCCGAGATAAACTCCATCCGCTTACCGGGCCATGGCAACGTATCGATGCCGTTAGCGCTAAAGAGCTTCAAGCCATCGCCCAGAGGTACTTTATCGGCAATACCGTGCGGCTGGATCTGCTGCCCCCTTGGTATATTCGCGCCACTAAATCGATTCTTGAGTTGTTACCTAAAGAGATGAGCGATAGCCTTGAAGAGAGTGTAATGTGATGCAATCAATTAAAAATCTTAGCTTTTTAGCACTAGCTTGTAGTCTCATTATCAGTGCGCTTGGTTGCCAGCAGACTCAGATAGCCTTTACGCCAAAAGCAGCCCCCAAGTTACCTGTGTTTGACAAACTAACTGGCGCACCTGAAATTGCGCCGCTTAAGTTTCAGCAAACGTCTCTGTCTAAGCTTGTGCCTGTTAGCCCTAAACTGGATTTATATCTGTTTGATGACACCCTCTCGGGCCTTAACCACCTATCTTTAGTGGCCTACAGCAAGTTGCCTATGGAAAATCTAGATGTGTTGCTACAAGCCTTTGATGAGAAAAGGGCTTGGCTAGTACAGCAATCGACACTTGCCTGCGCCGAGAGCCTGAATATCCGCCCGACCATGCACAGCCTGACCATTAGCATTGACTGCCCCGACTCGCCAATCTTAGCCAGCGAGCTGTTGATGCAGTTTTGGCAAGCCGATGACGTTAATCAAATGGGCAGCTTTGATGAAATAGACATAGCTAACGTACGGCGTCAGCTCAAATTGGCCAAACACATCAACGCCTACAGCGGCGCCGAAATCGATGATGTGTGGGCCAAGAAAATCTTGGGTAAGCAGCATGTTTATAATCAAGCGCTCAACGATAAAACCCTTGCCGATGAGTTGGATTTAAGCAGCCTTAACCAAGTTAGAGACAAGATTTTAGCGCAGTCTAACTGGGCTTTTTTTGCTAATCGCAGTCTTGAACAAGACCAAGGGTTTACCTTGGCTGTGACTCAACAGTTTGAATCGTTAATGTCTATAGCGTCTAAGGCCGAACTATCAAACTCTAAAGCGAATTCCGAAGCTTATTCAGAAGCTAACTCAGAAAAAAGCACTGACTCTGCCACTATCTCCGGCTCAGCAATAAACACCAGAACCGAAACAAGCACCAGCGCAGATATTCCTCCGAGCAATAATAACAAGACCTTATACCTTATCGATGTGCCCGGCAGCGTACAAACACAAGTGCGTATAGGCTATCCTCTGGGGAACATGCTAGATGGCAGCGATAATGATAACGATAAAAGTATCGATAGCGCTCAAGACTGTAAGCTACTGGCCAGCTGGCTTGGGCGCAGTTTCTCAGGTCGCTTATATTACGACCTACGCGAGATTCGCGGCTTAACCTATGGCATCTATGGTCGCTGCTTCGACAATCCACTATCACGTACACTTAAGTTTTATGGCAGCACTAAACTTGAACACTCCGGTGCCTTTATTAGTGGCGTGCTCGACCATTTAGCGCTGACCACAGACTCAACAGCATCGCTTGATGAACTAACGGCGTTAAAGACCTACCTCACCAGTCAACAGATCCTGCGTCAGGCGAACTTTCGCGCCGTCGAGGCCGATACCATCAAGCAACTTATCCGCGGCGTTTCACCTGAGCAGGAGCTGGCTCAAAACCAACGACTCAGCAAGTTAACCCCTGAGCAATTACAACAGATTGCCCGTTCGGTGTTTTTAAACACGCCTTATATCGTGATCCGTGGTGATAGGGATAAAATAGAAGCCGACTTAAAACATAA
Protein-coding sequences here:
- a CDS encoding M16 family metallopeptidase, which translates into the protein MAALSTLAISLPVSALTKTEPAACNLNKLAQPLYEVEQRIQYRQLDNGLQVRTLPLKNTQAVSIASQFDVGSRNEVKGQAGYAHLFEHMLFKGSKHAPGDSYTQTMSALSGQFNASTFFDFTNYYLTIPSQALELSLWLEADRFRYPSLNETTVKNQQGAVLEEMATSIDNQPYVRKAMEFLLSQVEGTPYGHAVIGSVADVKAATPQSLNAFHQRYYRPDAMQLSLVGDIPKQTQDWIDAQFSDWQAPDIELTQMDDLKVSPKPVYGEIVDERGPWPAVLFAWHTVGSNSKDAAGLALLEAYLFQNKSSLIQGTSLSDPDQLLSYSIPLTMTHHGMTNLVLVPRARTSLDKLSKNVESLIASVAAQTLDDAHLCQLKQIWLNKALSTLDSPSRLARSLSATQPRDKLHPLTGPWQRIDAVSAKELQAIAQRYFIGNTVRLDLLPPWYIRATKSILELLPKEMSDSLEESVM
- a CDS encoding insulinase family protein, with translation MQSIKNLSFLALACSLIISALGCQQTQIAFTPKAAPKLPVFDKLTGAPEIAPLKFQQTSLSKLVPVSPKLDLYLFDDTLSGLNHLSLVAYSKLPMENLDVLLQAFDEKRAWLVQQSTLACAESLNIRPTMHSLTISIDCPDSPILASELLMQFWQADDVNQMGSFDEIDIANVRRQLKLAKHINAYSGAEIDDVWAKKILGKQHVYNQALNDKTLADELDLSSLNQVRDKILAQSNWAFFANRSLEQDQGFTLAVTQQFESLMSIASKAELSNSKANSEAYSEANSEKSTDSATISGSAINTRTETSTSADIPPSNNNKTLYLIDVPGSVQTQVRIGYPLGNMLDGSDNDNDKSIDSAQDCKLLASWLGRSFSGRLYYDLREIRGLTYGIYGRCFDNPLSRTLKFYGSTKLEHSGAFISGVLDHLALTTDSTASLDELTALKTYLTSQQILRQANFRAVEADTIKQLIRGVSPEQELAQNQRLSKLTPEQLQQIARSVFLNTPYIVIRGDRDKIEADLKHKLADWNIVEVVAD